A segment of the Mercurialis annua linkage group LG4, ddMerAnnu1.2, whole genome shotgun sequence genome:
TCGTTTAAAATTCGTGTCGTGTTAGGATTGAAGGCTgtgacacgattagttaaatggACCGTATTCGCGTTGACCCTTATCGTATCAACAGAATGGGTCGACACGACACATTTACGACCCGCCAACCCATTTTAACAACCCTAGATCTCATAGATGAAAGAAATGGATTGTAAAAATTTCAGTTCTAATAAAGATATCTtaactaaaaattacaaaaaatggTATAAGAAGAAAAGGCTTTTTAGCTACCGAAAACCACCAATTAATTAACAatctaatatataaaattataaaaaactaaatttaaaagcAGATCTAGTCAAAATAAATACTGTAATAATAATAGgctaatttcttttaaaatcctCCACCTTTAAACTTCCGATTCGGTTGCACTCTATCTTGCAATATCATCAATTTTGCCATTTTCATATTTCCTTTTTTCAGTTGCACCTTCAAAATATTAGGTTGACCTCTTTCtagtgaaaaaatttaaattaatattttatatctcAGCAATATTCTAAATAGTACTCAATGTTAAAGGTTGACctctttttaatgaaaaaaattttaattaatattttatatttcaacaaatattctaaatagtacttaatgttaaaatttaaacaaaaaatcatCTTTCAGACAAATTAATATGAGTTTCAGACAAATTAAAGTTTAGATCTATAGCTAGGAGTCTAGGGTCGAGGTCGGAGTTTGAGTGGAGAAATACTTGACTAAACCAAGTTTGACATGTAGGATTATGAACCTTTCACTTATCGTGTGACACATGAAAGTAATAAACGTGATACTGAGCattaaatatcatattaattaaaattaaaatttggtcaTTTAATATGGTACATAATGATTGGTtattatatttgttattatCATGTGTCACATGATAAACGGATGGTCTATAATTTAGGTGGCGAATTTGGTTCTTATAAGAATTTTTCGAGTGGAGAGGTTTAGAGTTCAAACTTGATAGTGGGGATTTAGGGTCTAGAGTTAGAGtttcagataaaaaaatttaggttGGGTTAAAGAGTTTGGGGTTTAGGGTTCGATTTCGGGGTGAAAGTCTAAGATTTTGGTTAGAGTATGGATGAGGCGTATAGTAGATTCACAGTCGGGGTTTAGAGTTTAGGGCTTTGGTTAGAATttggaataattattttatttaatttgatttttgtacAATCTTACTCATGTTGGATCATCCAGGAATTTGAGATTCGTAGTCCAAAATTGGAGTTTCAAAATTTCAGGTATAGAGTAGGAATTTAAAATTCAGATTTAGAATCGGTATCTAGGACCAGGCTTCAAGATTCAAATATTAGAGTTTGGAGGTTGAATTcaagattaaaatttaaactcgtagtgaaattcataaaacacaataaaaataaagctaaaaattaataaattaatctagaaaaattattaggtggaaaatatgattttttaaagTTCATAAAGAActattatttcattaattttgcAATTACATATTCTTACACATTTCAAAGGAAACACATTGTCCATATCAAGTGAACATTTAtaagataattaatataaacataaaaaaacattttgattttagtTCAAATTTTCAATGGGGAATGTGATAATAATGTTGAAATCAGAAGTAACTTCTTCATGAGATGGAATTCCCAACACAAATCCATCACTAACAGATCCAATCCAACATGAAACCCTAATAGCTTTATTACCTTCTCTAAAAGCTAGCTCACTCATTTTTAAATACTCCTTCAAATTTGCACAACTACTTTTAAAATGCCTCTCCAAATTGAAATTGACAATCTCATTTTTCTTGCAATTCTCCACTTTGATTACCTTAGTAGTTTCTTTCAcaagaaaattaaattcatGTAATGACATTTTAGTACCTAGATTTTGCTCTGCCTCCTGAATGCAAAGCAATGCAAGTTTTTTGGATGATTCTTCCTCCAAAATCATATTTTCTTTGCTGATATTGAAAATCATTGTTTGACCAAAATTGTCAATTGGGGTTGAGCTGAGTATGCCATTAAGAGATGGACTGGATGGCTTTAGATTAGGGAGATAAAATATAGGTAAATTTGAGTCTTCATTTTTGGAGAGCATATCACATTGAATTTTGGCCCATGTTTGAAGAAATTTGTCCATGATTACAAGATCCGCCAAGAGAATGCTACAGCTTATCCCAATTGAATATCCACCACATTCGAAATTTGTTACCTGCAGTagaaacaaattatttttacttaacttaaaaataaagttaaagactaaattaaaatttagttctattgattaagttttttttatttagttgagTAACTGTAAAATGAGCAGAATGATTAGAATGTTAACAAAACTAAAAGAGAAAGATAACCTCGTTTAATTCTAAAGTAAAACgatacaaatataaattatgtttatttctCTGTCTTTTTATGTctattttcctaattttctaaaataattgtctatttcaattttaaatgacagattttatttataattttagaagtctcaaattataaatttattttcatttttaaaattggctAACTAAATAAACATCTAAATACcataatttgtttcataactctCATCATTAAGAATATTAAAGTTTCTCATaaggtttattttaatatatttattaaaaaaatacataaagtgTTTAGTTATTATATCATAATGTAAAGTTTATATACAAATATAAGTACAAGAGTATAACAACAAATCTGGATATTgtaataaaaattcaccaactttacacgttttgtcattttaatcacgccgtttaaaaatcatcattttcaGACATCAACTATCAATATTttgcaaatcgatacaccaagtGAAAATCTGGTGAAAATCGCTAATGTGTCACTATCCGGTTTGTTCTGACATGTCATTATCTGGTTGTCAACTCGGTGTTTTTCACCGGATGTTAGTGTGTTTTACAAATTTTgacatgaacttttaattttggcaaatttgGATACTAATTTTCGATATTTTTGCAAATTTAGCACCAAGCAATTTTTTGACAAACAAATGTTAATGTAGACATCGGAACAATGGTTATTTTAGTGTGCACATTAGCATTTTTTGACGAAAAATTGCTCGTTGTTTAAAATTGCAAGAAACCGATAgtattaatttgttaaaattaaaacctCGTGTTAagtttgcaaaacacgctaaaattcgtgattttttacaCTATTCAACATAAATTGTGTTACCAAACGTTATACAACAATACGATAAgtgttgaaaattaaaattcaaaataagtgttggaaattttaatttaaatcattAAGTTCATTATCAAACACGCACGTCGCAATTTACACTTTAatcttttttgtttaaaaatcaaatgataagATCATCATTTGCTTTTATTTCCGTCATCAGTATAATTTTTTCGTCTATTTTTGGTGTTAATCAACCGAGTCAAGCGACTTATTGGTAAACTAATTTTCAAATATGAGAAACGAAAccgttgacaaaaataaaagtgaaagatcatattattattattttttttaatttagtttttttactctattgactaacacaaaaaatgaacttgatagaaacaaaaataaaagaacatattatttggtttttaaataaaataaaaatgtgaattataatatatgtgggAGTCTCATGGTACGTAATTTGTTCAAAATTAACGGTAAAATGGAATTCGAACTGACCTGAACATAGAATAATGGAGAGAATTGAGGATTTTGCTCATCAATACTTTTCCAAAAAACAAGTTGAGATTCAGCCGCAGCTTTCTCTCTTCCtttaaaatcaataaactcCTTCAAACTCAAACTATTCGAAGCTTCAACGAGCCTAACGCCACTATCATTCGACACAATCTCAAGCTCGCCGCCGCCATCTTCGCCTCTTCTTAAACGTCCGGCGAGAAGCGGCTGTTCCGTCAAAGCTCGTGCTAGAGATTCCCTGATCCATCCAGCCACAATAAAACCGGAATCATTCTCTGTAGCCTTATTATAGCAGAGGATTATGTTAAGGCAACCCGTAAAATTGGCTGAAGCAATTGGCTTTGTCACCGCCAAAACCTGCCGAATTTGTCTTGGATCGGTGACTGTGACTGGCATCACAGTCTGGACGGCTTCAAATTTGGATTCTGGAACATTATTCACAGTTCTAGTGATGTCTGTAGGTGCCATTCTGGATAATTAAGATGCGAACAAAGTTTGTCATCGCTTTTAGCTAGTTTTTATAGTGATGTTCGTGAGTTTTCCgttcgaaccgaaccgaattaaatttataaaataaaataaaaattaactaaactaaacaaaactagttgatttggttcggtttattattaaatcttttttatctaaaaccaatcaaaataatatttatttctttataatAGCTAACCGAAATGAATACAATATATTTCTTGGGTTATATTCGATTTGGTTCTGTTTGTTGCACACGGCTTGTTATAAATTTGAATTGACTCTCTCACATGTATCATATGGTTAGGTAGTAGTCGTATTACTACTGTTATGTTTAAAGTTATAAGTCTTTTTCAATATTTGTTTACATGAAATTAATGCAGCTCCAAGATATCTCTCCTTTTGATTCGTTAAACTTaagattttgttttgtatttgcCTATTCGATggttaaatctttttttttttatgaaattaacgcCATAGTTCGATGGTTATATTATATCTTCTCTCTATAATATTAACaatttgtatttctttttaACTCATTATAAGAAACTATTTTATGCATTTTCTTTTTCCATCAAATATTTTAAgcgaacttttttttttgattaaatatgAGTATAAGTGAACTTAGTATAATGCAAGTGTCGCCTAATCCAGTTGGCTAAGCTCTCTAACAGTATATTCAATTTCGATCTGTCGGTTCAACTGAATTTAAATACAGATGGAGTATATTAATAGAAGATTGCCTCCTGTTTGTGAAGCACGATTTGCAATATATTGAGCACATTTTTTTCCTTTCCAAAAATGGTAGTCGACAATGTTATCATTAATTAGCTAAAATAGGTCTCAGGCTTTAATTGCATAATTGGTGTAGTTTTGTAGGTGATTGGTTTGCTGGTGTACCTAACAATGCTCTTAATAACTTGTAGGAAGAAAGGAAGGCATGTTTTGGCAACCATAATGGGAGCTAATTAAGTCCCTACATGGCGAagttagaaatattttataaaaaaatataattttaatatcgataataatatagataaaataaaataatacataataaaagattaaatacatgataaaaaaattaaaaaataaagctaAAGGTGGTCAATTGACAACCGTTTACCTTAAATAATCTCACCTCTTGATTCCTTTATATTATTAGATTAAGAGAATATAATCagatagtttaaaaaaaactaaaataataaaaaatacttcATCCATCTCAAATTGATAAACCATTTAATGTTTTGGCATATTAAATTATAGTCACtttctatttttgataaacaatatatgaaagtttaaaaaaatcatttatctttaatttatatgtatagtaattcttaaatatatattttcttatttgatATAAAACGTCCCAAACAAAAGATAaatcattaattaatattattatttacatctaaaaatattgaaaaaagtataaaatagaCACACAAAATActttaaactaatttgattatataatattcaataaaaaaattgattatatactattttaataattaatttatgggTCAGTTGCTGATCATTTATTAGTAAGGCAGGGAACCAATCTGTAGGCCACAACCAATAAAGAAAAGTATTCCTAATTAATGATCTCACACAATAACTATTGGAGTTGAAGAATAGAAGGACCAAAACCAATGTTTATTAAACCACCATACTGGCAATGCATCATTGTATTTGTTCAACTTGAACTCAatagaatatttaaaataaaaattgattcaGTTCCATCACACATTTATGCATTCATATTCGTTTATGGGTAAAGTTTTTTATGATTAaccattttctttaaattttgtgcttcCCAAGAAAGCAATATCCTCTTTAAAACCTTCGTGAAAGCTCCTTTTTTTTACAAAAGAAGAGGCAAATGCCTAGAAAAAACTAGCAAAAGACATTACGATCATAAGTCACGCCTTGAACATCATGCAATGACCGCGGAACGAGGTTTCTCGGAGGCTCTTCATGCCAAGCAATACCGATCATACTATCTGGCATCAGAGAAGCTAGATGATCCGCCGTAAAATTAACCTCTCtataaatatgaataattaATGATAACCTCCCAATTCTGATTTAAAAGAGCATAAATAGCAGTCATGAGGTTTGCTTTCGTGAAAGTTCCTCTTTAATTAGTTATGTTTATGCATTTAGATTTTTCGTGTCCTCTAAGTTGGATGGCCAAACTTTACCAAATTGTGAATTTATTATTCCAAAACTACCGatttaaacatttcaattttttttaaacatattctagtttttttttttgacaatcgaataatctttcattaataataaagagcagttaTAAGTGTAAGAATTCAGAAAGGGTATAACCGTTTTTAATGACCTGACATGAAACAAGATATAAatcttgattcgcagatcgccttacaaaacaaaattaaaattacataaccgctctaacacaataagatccaatccttttctgtctaatagaagactcacaaactcttcataaaaaacaacaaatctttcatatagaaagaacaacaaaactttcaaaaaataaagacaatcgctgtaaaatagttataaaaaaaactaatataacttataacaatttcatcttcaatcttaaAAGGGTTTGATCCatctttgattttttatttgtatatctcCTGAAATTGATGCGCAtcgtcgatagatttaccaaccaaaatgaaaaagagtcggtcatttattttattctaaagcaataaaaaagaaatggctaccgtcaacggcaaaaataaaccattgacggcagccgaagcgaaaaagaaagaaaaaacgcTTGACGGTTAGGGTTTTCTATTTGAAAGTGAGGGGAGAGGAAAAGATTTTAATTGGCAtgaactttaataaaatattaaaaaaatttaatgtaatagaaaaatataaaagtaaaattagaCTTCATTAAtgagtttttttaaaagtacTGTATAAAAAGATACTTGTCAAATAGAGTGGGATACGATACGAGACAATAATAATCGATTCATCAATGAagaaattcatctttccggtaaAAAAGTAGACAAAAAATACagcatcaaataaaaaaattacatgagAGTTTTCTCAAGTTATATCATGTGCaatcaatttatattttctattataaaataaatgattcaaattagaaatttataaactattttaattaatctataCAATCTATTTATAAATAGTAGTGTAGATTGTTTGAACATATCAATATTCAATAATTTGAGAAGATTCTGATCATGAACTTTTGCCGTGTATATTTGTGTAGCAATTGTGCTAACCGACTAAATGCTTTTAGTAGAATGCATACCCACATGTTCATATGGTTTATCTATTGGAAAAACACATTTCTATATCCTTAAACTAAATCTGTTTTATTTATCTGgtctttaaattattatttttattatttggtccttcaatttaataaaaaaaatcatttcccAATCTCTGACTGACAAAAACAACACCGTTTAGGATAATTATCTGCATTTTTGAAAATAACGAAACAACGTCGTTTTTAGAATTCAGGGGCTTGAAAATGCGTTTTTACTTAATTAAAGGACCAGATAAagacaaaaaatagtttaaggaccAGATAAATAAAACAGATACAGTTTAGAGACCTATAAATGAGTTATTCCTTATCTATTTATCTTCATTTAATCAtcgattcaaattttaaatattttatataattggaaAATCAATATGTATAGCATTACTTATATTCTACTATTGGTGTGATTCATcttctatatattttaaaaatttgtttataaCAGTTGATCAAGTCCTTGACCGAGCACTATACCGTTGAACTACTAAGGAGTAAGATACTAATTGTATTATCAAGCATAAAATAATATAGTAGTTCATAGCAATAAATCAAACTCAATAAGAAAATTGATCATTTTGATAAAAGAATTTGTATGGTCTTTATCATTTTCCAGCAATGTTAGCAGATAAGGAAAAAATGGAcccaattaattataaataaaccaaaaaatgGTCTTTGTTATTTTCCACTTCTTTTTCTGCAACAGATTACATTTACAATCTAAAAAATGTGTCTCATACTCAATATAATTCAAGAATTAATTTGAAGGGTATGAATGAAAGATTCTGAAACTTTAGAAGAAAGATGGTTTAGAAAGTCCCTTAAGCTACTCCCTTTATAACACTTAGGATGATTTTCATCAACTAATTCAACTGCAGGCTCAACAACATCATCCATTCCAAAGCTATGCAAACTAACAACCGACAATCGTTTCTCCTCCGAGCCGGGAATCGCCCGGTGCAGTACACTCTTGCACGCGCCGTTACTCAGCACTTGAAGATGATCTCCGACAAGAACCTGCAAGGAATTACCGTTATGTTGAGGAATAACCGCTTTCCAGATATTATCGTCCCGGTCTAGAATTTGAAGGCCGGAACTACTCTGCAGAAGGATTGTGATAATACTGTGGTCTGTATGCGGCGGAATTCCTGTCAGAACGTTGGCTTCAGGAATTGGATGATAGCGATTAACAGCCATGATGTGCATTCCTTGTTCAAATTCGTGTTTGTGATGTGTTTGGCTTATGTTCAAACTTTCCATGATAGCTCCAAAGATTTCAATGCCTAGTCTTCTCATTTCCTTGCTGTATGTTCCCATTTTTTCCCTGTCTCACAGGTCAAATTATCTTAGTAATTTACTGCAATGCTTATGATATGATCATCATAAAATTTGAATCTAAATAATGTAAAATtgtgagaattttttttttaacaaagaatCTATTAGATTAAAGCGTAATGGGTAAGTTAATTGTAAGATCTTCAACTATTATATGATAA
Coding sequences within it:
- the LOC126676911 gene encoding flavanone 3-dioxygenase 3-like, which codes for MNSNHDLQTQEVPIMPLSNLPIIDLSLLPHNKTQIVQEIGKACQKYGFFNIINHGISESVIEAALETNSKFFDLPLGEKLNLISDDVHSPIRFGSIKDERGNGRFTRDFLKLYAYPLQDWIGSWPPNPSDYREKMGTYSKEMRRLGIEIFGAIMESLNISQTHHKHEFEQGMHIMAVNRYHPIPEANVLTGIPPHTDHSIITILLQSSSGLQILDRDDNIWKAVIPQHNGNSLQVLVGDHLQVLSNGACKSVLHRAIPGSEEKRLSVVSLHSFGMDDVVEPAVELVDENHPKCYKGSSLRDFLNHLSSKVSESFIHTLQINS
- the LOC126676517 gene encoding pelargonidin 3-O-(6-caffeoylglucoside) 5-O-(6-O-malonylglucoside) 4'''-malonyltransferase-like — encoded protein: MAPTDITRTVNNVPESKFEAVQTVMPVTVTDPRQIRQVLAVTKPIASANFTGCLNIILCYNKATENDSGFIVAGWIRESLARALTEQPLLAGRLRRGEDGGGELEIVSNDSGVRLVEASNSLSLKEFIDFKGREKAAAESQLVFWKSIDEQNPQFSPLFYVQVTNFECGGYSIGISCSILLADLVIMDKFLQTWAKIQCDMLSKNEDSNLPIFYLPNLKPSSPSLNGILSSTPIDNFGQTMIFNISKENMILEEESSKKLALLCIQEAEQNLGTKMSLHEFNFLVKETTKVIKVENCKKNEIVNFNLERHFKSSCANLKEYLKMSELAFREGNKAIRVSCWIGSVSDGFVLGIPSHEEVTSDFNIIITFPIENLN